In Chitinophaga nivalis, a single genomic region encodes these proteins:
- a CDS encoding aspartate aminotransferase family protein — protein sequence MKLFDVYPVNDIVIAKALGSHVWDDKGTQYLDLYGGHAVISIGHTHPHYVQRLTDQLNKVGFYSNSVKMPLQEELAALLGKVSGKEDYQLFLCNSGAEANENALKLASFYNGRKTVIAFKKSFHGRTSLAVAATDNPKIVAPVNETGNVVFLPWEDEAALEQAFQQYEVSSVIIEGIQGVGGINVASESFLRKIRTLCDTHGAVYIADAVQCGYGRSGKFYSHDFAGVNADIYTMAKGMGNGFPIGAISIAPKFLPVYGMLGTTFGGNHLACAAGLAVLETIVSEQLIANAAAVGEYLITSLRAFAPVKEVRGRGLMIGIELPEELAHVRKALLSKHKIFTGEAKPNVIRLLPSLALTRAHADQFLEAFGTELK from the coding sequence ATGAAACTTTTCGACGTTTATCCCGTTAATGATATTGTCATCGCAAAAGCCCTGGGTTCCCATGTATGGGATGATAAAGGCACGCAATACCTGGATCTGTACGGCGGTCACGCTGTGATCTCTATCGGTCACACCCATCCGCACTATGTACAGCGCCTGACGGATCAATTGAATAAAGTAGGTTTTTATTCCAACTCTGTAAAGATGCCTTTGCAGGAAGAACTGGCCGCCTTATTGGGCAAAGTGTCCGGCAAGGAAGATTACCAGTTGTTTTTGTGTAACTCTGGTGCAGAAGCCAACGAGAATGCGTTGAAACTGGCTTCTTTTTATAACGGCAGAAAAACCGTTATCGCGTTCAAAAAATCTTTTCACGGCAGAACATCGCTGGCAGTAGCGGCTACGGATAATCCGAAAATTGTAGCGCCGGTGAATGAAACCGGTAATGTGGTTTTCCTTCCATGGGAAGACGAAGCGGCGCTGGAGCAGGCTTTCCAGCAATATGAAGTATCTTCTGTCATCATTGAAGGTATTCAGGGTGTAGGTGGTATCAATGTAGCCAGCGAATCCTTCCTGCGTAAGATCCGGACGCTGTGCGATACGCACGGTGCAGTATATATTGCGGATGCCGTGCAGTGCGGATATGGTCGTAGTGGTAAATTTTACTCACACGATTTTGCCGGCGTGAATGCCGATATTTATACCATGGCCAAAGGTATGGGCAATGGCTTTCCGATAGGCGCCATCAGTATTGCGCCTAAATTCCTGCCGGTATATGGTATGCTGGGCACCACCTTTGGCGGTAATCACCTCGCGTGTGCAGCAGGTCTGGCTGTACTGGAAACCATCGTATCCGAACAGCTCATCGCCAATGCGGCAGCTGTAGGAGAATACCTGATCACATCCCTGCGTGCGTTTGCACCGGTGAAAGAAGTGAGAGGAAGAGGTTTAATGATTGGCATAGAGCTGCCGGAAGAACTGGCACATGTGAGAAAAGCGCTGCTGTCCAAACATAAGATCTTCACCGGGGAAGCAAAACCCAATGTGATCCGCCTGTTGCCTTCACTGGCACTTACCCGGGCACATGCTGATCAGTTTCTTGAAGCATTTGGTACTGAATTGAAATAA
- a CDS encoding GNAT family N-acetyltransferase, which translates to MEKQRIIVRVATPDDIHYSNTITDEMEASAKARGTGIAKRSPAYVELKMQEGKAVIAITDKGDWVGFCYIEAWGHDKFVANSGLIVNPAFRGHGVAKSIKKKIFELSREKYPDSKIFGLTTGLAVMKINSELGYEPVTYSELTDDDEFWKGCRSCVNFDILTSKQRKNCLCTAMLYDPLEKLKAVEEKAAADKADAEKNQHSVLPGGDIHEERRRRGFKGNIKLYERWLRFKRFVLLKSKKEGSTIGLKKKFFLF; encoded by the coding sequence TTGGAAAAGCAACGTATCATCGTTAGGGTAGCCACTCCTGACGATATTCACTATTCAAACACCATCACAGATGAGATGGAAGCATCTGCAAAAGCGCGGGGCACAGGGATTGCCAAGCGTTCTCCAGCCTATGTGGAGCTGAAGATGCAGGAAGGAAAAGCAGTAATCGCGATTACAGACAAGGGTGATTGGGTAGGCTTCTGTTATATAGAAGCCTGGGGCCATGATAAATTTGTTGCCAACTCCGGCCTCATCGTTAACCCCGCTTTCCGCGGCCACGGTGTTGCGAAATCGATTAAGAAGAAGATTTTTGAACTGTCGCGGGAGAAATATCCGGATTCAAAGATTTTTGGGTTAACCACCGGATTAGCGGTCATGAAAATTAATTCAGAACTCGGCTATGAACCTGTTACCTATTCAGAACTGACAGACGATGATGAGTTCTGGAAGGGCTGTAGAAGTTGTGTGAATTTCGATATCCTTACCAGCAAACAACGAAAGAATTGTTTGTGTACCGCTATGTTATATGACCCGCTGGAGAAGTTGAAAGCGGTGGAGGAAAAAGCAGCTGCAGATAAAGCGGACGCGGAGAAAAATCAGCACAGCGTATTGCCTGGCGGAGATATACACGAAGAAAGGCGCCGGCGCGGATTTAAAGGAAACATAAAGCTCTATGAGCGCTGGTTAAGATTTAAAAGATTTGTTTTGCTGAAGAGTAAAAAAGAAGGCAGCACAATTGGATTGAAAAAGAAATTCTTCCTGTTCTGA
- a CDS encoding GNAT family N-acetyltransferase: protein MNFFPVIENKRVLLEPLQPAHLEALLPIALQPALWTVGALHIDSRAGLEQYIANALAERTAQTSIPFVVTDKKEQRIAGCTRYSGIALAHKRSEIGYTWIDTALQGSGLNKAMKFAMLQYAFEVMDLNRIEFKTDELNTQSRNAILSIGCTQEGILRHHMITSKGRVRNTVYFSMLKEEWPEVKQRVFGKYDF, encoded by the coding sequence ATGAATTTTTTTCCTGTTATAGAAAATAAACGGGTGCTGCTGGAACCTTTGCAGCCGGCACACCTGGAGGCATTGTTGCCCATCGCATTGCAACCGGCGCTTTGGACAGTCGGTGCGCTGCATATCGACAGCCGGGCCGGCCTGGAGCAATATATCGCCAATGCACTGGCAGAAAGAACGGCACAGACGTCTATTCCTTTTGTGGTAACAGATAAAAAGGAACAACGCATTGCAGGGTGTACCCGTTACAGCGGTATCGCTTTGGCGCATAAACGCAGCGAAATCGGCTATACTTGGATAGATACTGCTTTACAGGGTTCCGGATTAAATAAGGCGATGAAGTTTGCCATGCTGCAATATGCTTTTGAAGTGATGGATCTCAACCGTATTGAATTCAAAACAGATGAGCTGAATACCCAGTCGCGCAATGCGATTCTGAGCATCGGCTGTACGCAGGAAGGTATTTTGCGTCATCATATGATTACCAGCAAGGGAAGGGTACGTAATACGGTTTATTTCAGTATGCTGAAAGAAGAGTGGCCCGAGGTGAAACAACGGGTGTTTGGCAAATACGATTTTTAG
- a CDS encoding M20 family metallo-hydrolase codes for MWNEKLYGVAVALLKQMIATPSLSREEEGTAQLISEFLTAMDIPHERHLHNIWAFNKHYDPAKPNILLNSHHDTVKPNPQYTRDPFRPDVEDGKLFGLGSNDAGGCLVSLIATFLHFYQREDLAYNIILSATAEEEISGANGVESILAKLPVIDFAIVGEPTQTQLAIAEKGLMVLDCVSIGKAGHAAREEGENALYKALPDLNWFKDYRFPKVSETLGPVKMSVTAIQTSNKAHNVVPADCSFTVDVRATDQYTLEELLEIIRAHVSCEVKPRSMRMRPSFIPLDHPFVQAGIAAGKTWYGSPTTSDQALIPATSVKMGPGDSARSHTADEYIYLEEIKAGIDSYINLLERIM; via the coding sequence ATGTGGAATGAAAAATTATATGGTGTGGCTGTCGCTTTGCTGAAGCAGATGATTGCTACCCCATCATTAAGCCGCGAAGAAGAAGGCACTGCACAGCTGATCAGTGAATTTCTGACGGCAATGGATATTCCGCACGAGCGGCACCTGCACAATATCTGGGCTTTCAATAAACACTACGACCCTGCCAAACCCAACATCCTGCTTAATTCCCATCATGATACGGTAAAGCCCAATCCGCAGTATACCCGCGATCCTTTCCGCCCGGATGTGGAAGATGGTAAACTGTTTGGCCTGGGCAGCAATGATGCCGGTGGCTGTCTGGTGAGCCTGATTGCTACTTTCCTGCATTTCTATCAGCGTGAAGATCTGGCGTACAATATTATTTTAAGCGCTACTGCCGAAGAAGAAATCAGCGGCGCCAATGGTGTGGAAAGCATTTTGGCTAAACTGCCGGTCATTGATTTTGCCATTGTGGGAGAGCCCACGCAAACCCAGCTGGCAATTGCAGAGAAAGGGTTGATGGTGCTGGATTGTGTGAGCATCGGAAAGGCAGGACATGCCGCGCGGGAAGAAGGCGAAAATGCCTTGTATAAAGCATTGCCGGACCTGAACTGGTTTAAGGATTATCGCTTCCCGAAAGTGTCGGAAACCCTGGGCCCGGTGAAGATGAGTGTTACTGCCATACAAACTTCCAACAAAGCGCATAACGTAGTGCCGGCAGACTGTTCTTTTACAGTAGATGTACGTGCTACGGACCAATATACCCTGGAGGAACTGCTGGAGATTATCCGTGCGCACGTGTCCTGTGAGGTAAAGCCTCGTTCCATGCGTATGCGGCCTTCCTTTATTCCGCTGGATCATCCGTTTGTACAGGCGGGTATTGCTGCCGGTAAAACCTGGTACGGCTCACCGACTACTTCTGATCAGGCGCTGATTCCGGCTACCTCCGTGAAAATGGGACCAGGCGATAGTGCCCGTTCGCATACGGCAGATGAATATATTTATCTGGAAGAAATCAAAGCCGGTATCGATAGTTATATTAACTTACTTGAAAGGATCATGTGA
- the argB gene encoding acetylglutamate kinase encodes MIDLFIIKVGGNVIDNPVLLQDFLQQFAAIPGKKILIHGGGKIATRIGDQLGIVSNYVDGRRITDAATIDLVTMVYGGLVNKQLVAQLQAAGCNAIGLTGADANIIPAVKRPVKEIDYGFVGDVRAAELHTAPLKALLEAGTTPVFAPLTHDGKGQLLNTNADTIASSLAIALSDSYQVRLIYCFEKKGVLRDPADDEAVINLINPAIYQQLLAEKVLTDGILPKLDNAFSAINNGVKEVLIGHAKDVLNNTTTQVAGTLIC; translated from the coding sequence ATGATCGACCTGTTTATTATAAAAGTAGGTGGAAACGTCATCGACAACCCGGTACTGCTGCAGGACTTCCTGCAGCAGTTTGCCGCTATTCCCGGAAAAAAAATCCTGATTCACGGCGGCGGCAAAATAGCCACCCGTATCGGAGATCAGCTGGGGATCGTTTCCAATTATGTGGATGGCAGACGTATTACCGATGCTGCCACGATTGATCTCGTGACCATGGTATACGGCGGATTGGTCAACAAACAGCTGGTCGCACAGCTGCAGGCTGCTGGCTGTAATGCCATCGGACTGACCGGCGCAGATGCCAATATCATTCCGGCGGTGAAAAGACCGGTAAAGGAAATCGATTATGGTTTCGTAGGGGATGTGCGTGCTGCCGAACTGCATACTGCACCGCTGAAAGCCTTGCTGGAAGCAGGTACTACACCCGTATTTGCACCGCTTACCCACGATGGTAAAGGGCAACTGCTGAATACCAATGCGGATACCATCGCTTCTTCCCTGGCCATTGCACTGTCTGACAGCTACCAGGTACGACTGATCTATTGCTTCGAGAAAAAAGGCGTATTGCGTGATCCGGCAGATGATGAAGCCGTGATCAACCTGATCAATCCTGCTATCTATCAGCAACTGCTGGCGGAAAAAGTATTGACAGACGGGATACTGCCTAAGCTGGATAATGCTTTCAGTGCCATCAACAATGGGGTGAAAGAAGTGCTGATAGGCCATGCGAAAGATGTGCTGAACAATACAACCACCCAGGTGGCTGGTACTTTAATATGCTAA
- the argC gene encoding N-acetyl-gamma-glutamyl-phosphate reductase, which produces MANDKKVRAGIVGGAGYTGGEMIRLLIHHPDVTISFVHSRSNAGNPLYAVHADLLGETDATFTADLSDDIDVLFLCLGHGESGKFLETTAIAPHIKVIDLSQDFRLGESVNGRSFVYGLPEMQREQIVAAQNIANPGCFATAIQLGLLPLAQAGLLTEVHTTGITGSTGAGQSLQATSHFTWRASNISTYKVLTHQHLKEIRRNLQLLQPGFSADINFVPVRGDFPRGIWVTSYLQSDLSLEAAVQLYKTYYAGHPFTHVSDKQIDLKQVVNTNKCLVQLEKVKDKLIIHTIEDNLLKGASGQAVQNMNLLFGLEETAGLKLKSIVF; this is translated from the coding sequence ATGGCGAATGATAAAAAAGTAAGGGCAGGAATCGTAGGAGGAGCAGGATATACAGGCGGGGAGATGATCAGGCTTTTAATACATCACCCGGATGTAACGATTTCGTTTGTACATAGCCGTAGCAACGCCGGCAACCCTTTATATGCCGTACATGCCGACCTGTTGGGTGAAACCGATGCGACGTTTACCGCAGATCTGAGCGACGATATAGATGTACTGTTTTTATGCCTGGGACACGGAGAATCCGGCAAGTTCCTGGAAACAACGGCCATCGCACCACATATTAAGGTAATAGACCTGAGCCAGGATTTTCGTTTAGGCGAATCCGTTAATGGCAGATCCTTTGTATATGGCTTACCGGAAATGCAGCGGGAGCAAATCGTTGCTGCACAGAACATTGCCAATCCCGGTTGCTTTGCCACCGCTATTCAACTGGGGCTGTTACCACTGGCACAGGCAGGTTTACTGACAGAAGTACATACCACCGGAATCACCGGTTCTACCGGCGCCGGCCAAAGCCTGCAGGCGACTTCCCATTTTACCTGGAGAGCCAGCAATATATCTACCTATAAAGTGCTGACCCATCAGCACCTGAAAGAAATACGACGAAACCTGCAGCTGTTGCAGCCCGGTTTCTCCGCAGATATCAACTTCGTACCGGTAAGAGGCGACTTCCCGAGAGGCATCTGGGTAACCTCTTATCTGCAAAGCGATCTGTCGCTGGAAGCGGCGGTACAGCTGTATAAAACCTATTACGCCGGTCATCCGTTTACGCACGTCAGCGACAAACAAATAGACCTGAAGCAGGTGGTGAATACCAACAAGTGCCTGGTGCAGCTGGAAAAAGTGAAGGATAAACTGATTATTCACACCATCGAGGATAACCTGCTGAAAGGCGCTTCCGGTCAGGCAGTACAGAATATGAACCTGTTGTTCGGACTGGAAGAAACGGCGGGACTGAAATTGAAGTCCATCGTGTTTTAA
- a CDS encoding acetylornithine carbamoyltransferase: MKQFISASDVPSVPRLVDIAMSYKQDPFRDKELGKNKTLGMIFLNPSLRTRLSTQVAAKNLGMEAVVFNIDKEGWQLEMNDGVVMNGTSSEHVKEAAAVMGQYFDILSIRTFPGLKNKEEDYTEKYINQFIKYAGVPVVSLESATLHPLQSLTDVITIKENWQHARKPKVVMTWAPHVKALPQAVPNSFAQWINAWGEADFVITHPEGYELDEKFSGNATIEYNQDKALAEADFVYVKNWSSYRDYGNITCTDPAWMITNDKLKNTHTAKVMHCLPVRRNVVIADEVLDGPQSIVIPEAGNRVWAAQAVLSEILKSK; this comes from the coding sequence ATGAAGCAATTTATTTCGGCATCTGATGTTCCCAGTGTCCCGCGGCTGGTGGACATTGCTATGAGTTACAAACAGGATCCTTTCCGGGATAAGGAGCTGGGGAAAAACAAAACATTGGGAATGATATTCCTGAATCCCAGTTTGCGTACCCGCTTAAGTACGCAGGTAGCCGCTAAAAACCTGGGCATGGAAGCCGTGGTATTTAACATCGATAAAGAAGGCTGGCAGCTGGAAATGAATGATGGCGTGGTGATGAATGGTACTTCCAGCGAACACGTGAAAGAAGCTGCTGCGGTAATGGGACAATACTTTGATATTCTTTCCATCCGTACTTTTCCGGGATTAAAAAACAAGGAAGAAGATTATACGGAGAAGTATATCAATCAGTTTATAAAATATGCCGGCGTACCGGTGGTTAGCCTGGAAAGTGCTACCCTGCATCCTTTGCAGAGTTTAACAGATGTGATTACCATCAAAGAGAACTGGCAACACGCCCGTAAACCCAAGGTGGTGATGACCTGGGCGCCACATGTGAAAGCATTGCCACAGGCCGTTCCCAACTCTTTTGCCCAGTGGATCAATGCATGGGGAGAAGCGGATTTTGTGATCACGCATCCGGAAGGATATGAGCTGGATGAGAAATTTTCCGGCAATGCCACCATTGAATACAACCAGGACAAAGCGCTGGCAGAAGCGGATTTTGTATATGTAAAAAACTGGTCATCCTACCGCGATTACGGGAACATTACCTGTACCGATCCGGCGTGGATGATTACCAATGATAAACTGAAAAACACGCATACCGCCAAAGTAATGCACTGCCTGCCGGTAAGAAGAAATGTGGTGATTGCTGATGAAGTACTGGATGGCCCGCAATCTATTGTGATTCCGGAAGCGGGTAACCGCGTATGGGCTGCACAGGCCGTATTGAGTGAAATCCTGAAATCAAAATAA
- a CDS encoding argininosuccinate synthase, whose product MKKVVLGFSGGLDTSYCVKYLTEEKGYEVHSVIVNTGGFSEEELQEIEKRAYNLGVKSHKTVNAIQSYYDGVIKYLIFGNVLKNNTYPLSVSAERMSQALAIAEYVKETGADAVAHGSTGAGNDQVRFDMIFHIMIPGVEIITPIRDMKLSREEEISYLQEKGVHVNFEKAMYSINKGIWGTSVGGKETLTSNGMLPESAWPTQLTKDGEESVKLTFTKGELTGVNDQTFNHPAAAIQHLQSIAGAYAIGRDIHVGDTIIGIKGRVGFEAAAPMVIIKAHHALEKHVLTKWQLSWKDQLAQFYGNWMHEGQIMDPVMRNMEAFLQDTQENVSGDVFVTLMPYRFQVTGIASPYDLMSSKFGKYGEMNSGWSGEDVRGFSKIFGNQTMIWHQIKNTL is encoded by the coding sequence ATGAAAAAAGTAGTACTCGGATTTAGCGGAGGCCTTGATACTTCCTATTGCGTGAAATACCTGACTGAAGAAAAAGGATATGAAGTGCATTCGGTGATTGTAAATACCGGTGGTTTTTCGGAAGAAGAACTGCAGGAAATTGAAAAGCGCGCTTATAATCTGGGTGTGAAGAGTCATAAAACTGTTAACGCCATCCAATCTTATTATGACGGTGTAATCAAATACCTCATCTTCGGTAATGTACTGAAGAATAATACCTATCCGCTGAGTGTAAGTGCAGAGCGTATGAGCCAGGCACTGGCCATTGCAGAATACGTGAAGGAAACGGGCGCCGACGCAGTTGCACACGGCAGCACTGGCGCAGGTAACGACCAGGTACGTTTCGATATGATATTTCATATTATGATACCCGGGGTGGAAATTATTACCCCGATCCGTGATATGAAACTGAGCCGGGAAGAAGAAATTTCCTACCTGCAGGAGAAAGGAGTACACGTGAACTTCGAAAAAGCCATGTACTCTATTAATAAAGGCATCTGGGGCACCTCCGTTGGAGGAAAAGAAACCCTTACTTCCAACGGTATGCTGCCTGAATCTGCCTGGCCTACCCAGCTGACCAAAGATGGCGAAGAATCCGTAAAGCTGACCTTCACCAAAGGCGAGCTGACCGGTGTCAATGACCAGACTTTTAACCACCCTGCCGCAGCGATACAACACCTGCAAAGCATTGCCGGCGCCTATGCGATCGGCCGCGATATTCACGTAGGTGATACCATCATCGGTATTAAAGGCCGTGTAGGCTTTGAAGCAGCTGCTCCGATGGTGATCATCAAAGCGCATCATGCCCTGGAAAAACATGTGTTAACCAAATGGCAGCTGAGCTGGAAAGACCAACTGGCGCAGTTCTATGGTAACTGGATGCACGAAGGCCAGATCATGGATCCTGTGATGCGCAATATGGAAGCCTTCCTGCAGGATACCCAGGAAAATGTTTCCGGCGACGTATTCGTTACCTTAATGCCTTACCGTTTCCAGGTAACCGGTATTGCTTCTCCGTATGATCTGATGAGCAGCAAATTCGGTAAATACGGTGAGATGAACAGTGGCTGGAGTGGAGAAGATGTGAGAGGCTTCAGCAAAATCTTTGGTAACCAGACAATGATCTGGCATCAGATTAAAAACACTTTATAA